One window of the Staphylococcus equorum genome contains the following:
- a CDS encoding ABC transporter substrate-binding protein, producing the protein MKHLAKVFITVIVAVMVLAACGNGESEKSSESKEDSKTTKIKHAMGTTEIKGKPKRVVTLYQGATDVSVALGVKPVGAVESWTQQPKYDYIKDDLKDTKIVGQEPSPNLEEISKLKPDLIIGSKVRNEKQYEQLSKIAPTITHDTVYKFQDTTKMMGKALGKEDKADELLKKYNDKVAQFKKDAKAKYGDQWPMSASVINFRPDHARIYASGYAGDILHDLGFKRPEGQQKQVDKGKDIIQLTSKESIPLMDADHIFMFKSNTTDKDAELTKKTEADWTSSNQWKNLNAVKNDEVSKNVDEITWNMAGGYTSSLELIDDLYKKLDIEKQS; encoded by the coding sequence ATGAAGCATTTAGCAAAAGTATTCATTACTGTTATAGTAGCGGTTATGGTGTTAGCAGCTTGTGGAAATGGGGAGTCCGAAAAGTCATCGGAGTCAAAAGAAGATAGTAAAACAACGAAGATTAAACATGCTATGGGGACCACTGAAATTAAAGGAAAACCAAAACGTGTCGTAACATTATATCAAGGCGCGACTGATGTATCTGTCGCATTAGGCGTCAAGCCTGTCGGTGCTGTAGAATCTTGGACGCAACAACCTAAATATGATTACATAAAAGACGACCTAAAAGATACAAAAATAGTAGGTCAAGAACCTTCACCAAACTTAGAAGAAATATCTAAGTTAAAACCAGATTTAATCATCGGTTCTAAAGTCAGAAACGAAAAACAATATGAACAACTTTCTAAAATCGCACCAACAATTACGCACGATACAGTGTATAAATTTCAAGATACAACGAAAATGATGGGTAAAGCACTCGGTAAAGAAGACAAAGCTGATGAGTTATTAAAGAAATATAATGATAAAGTTGCACAATTTAAAAAAGATGCAAAAGCTAAGTATGGAGATCAATGGCCAATGTCAGCTTCAGTTATCAACTTCAGACCAGATCATGCACGTATTTATGCAAGTGGATACGCTGGAGACATCTTACATGACTTAGGGTTTAAACGACCAGAAGGACAACAAAAACAAGTTGATAAAGGTAAAGACATCATTCAATTAACATCTAAAGAAAGCATTCCGCTTATGGATGCTGATCATATATTTATGTTCAAGTCTAACACTACTGATAAAGACGCAGAGTTAACTAAGAAGACAGAAGCAGATTGGACATCAAGTAATCAATGGAAAAACTTAAATGCAGTAAAAAATGATGAAGTTTCAAAAAATGTAGATGAAATCACATGGAACATGGCTGGTGGTTATACTTCATCTCTTGAACTCATTGATGATTTATACAAAAAATTAGATATTGAAAAACAATCTTAA
- a CDS encoding FecCD family ABC transporter permease, whose translation MNETVHKKDTKRLVIAVLILIVFSILSLMLGSTFISLNSILSYIIDPISSPDQFTIEVLRLPRIILAIVAGAALGVSGLILQNVLKNPIASPDIIGVTGGATFGAVAFIAFLGDISVHWLPAFSLTGAAVVMMILISFQKKGNIQPTTLVIIGIALQTLFMALVNGTLVLTKQLAASKAYTWLVGSLSGATFENSLILGLFIVCTLPLLIIVLPRMKVSVMHDNVATGLGVKVNQTRLIQMVITTILAGAAISFVGNIGFVGLISPHIAKALIKGNYLKRLLMSAIFGALSIVIADLIGRTVFLPKEVPAGVFIAAFGAPFFIYLLLTVKKL comes from the coding sequence ATGAATGAGACAGTCCATAAAAAAGATACTAAACGCTTAGTCATTGCCGTTCTCATATTGATTGTTTTTTCAATCTTGAGTTTAATGCTGGGGTCTACTTTTATATCGTTAAATAGTATCCTTTCTTATATTATTGATCCTATTTCAAGTCCTGATCAATTTACAATCGAAGTGTTGCGCTTGCCAAGAATTATATTGGCTATTGTAGCTGGTGCAGCACTTGGCGTTAGTGGTTTGATTCTACAAAATGTACTTAAAAATCCTATCGCCTCTCCAGATATTATAGGTGTAACAGGTGGCGCAACATTTGGTGCAGTAGCATTTATTGCGTTTTTAGGAGATATTAGTGTCCATTGGCTGCCGGCGTTTTCGCTCACTGGTGCAGCTGTGGTCATGATGATTCTTATCAGTTTTCAAAAAAAGGGCAATATCCAACCAACGACATTAGTTATTATTGGTATCGCACTTCAAACGTTATTTATGGCGCTCGTTAATGGCACGCTTGTGCTTACAAAACAACTTGCTGCGTCTAAAGCCTATACTTGGCTTGTCGGTAGTTTATCTGGTGCCACATTTGAAAACAGTTTGATATTGGGGTTATTTATAGTGTGTACTTTGCCATTGTTGATTATCGTGCTTCCGAGAATGAAAGTATCCGTTATGCATGATAATGTTGCCACAGGTTTAGGCGTAAAGGTTAATCAAACGCGACTCATTCAAATGGTGATTACAACGATACTTGCTGGTGCAGCGATTAGTTTTGTGGGTAACATTGGCTTTGTTGGTTTAATCTCACCGCATATTGCTAAAGCTTTAATTAAAGGGAATTATTTAAAGCGCTTATTAATGTCAGCGATCTTTGGCGCACTTTCCATCGTCATTGCGGATCTTATAGGAAGAACGGTGTTTTTACCAAAAGAAGTTCCGGCTGGTGTGTTCATTGCTGCATTCGGCGCCCCATTCTTTATCTATTTATTATTGACTGTAAAAAAACTCTGA
- the sbnB gene encoding 2,3-diaminopropionate biosynthesis protein SbnB, with protein sequence MNKDMLYLNRSDIEQAGGNHSTVYVNALTEALKAHANQDFVQPLKPYLRANGTEGHIADRIIAMPSHIGGQDPVSGIKWIGSKHDNPSERKIERASGVIILNDPETNYPIAVMEASLISSMRTAAVSVIAAQKLAKKGFEALTIIGCGLIGDRQLQSMLEQFDHIKQVYVFDQFEKASANFIEKWAEACPDIHFVQATTAKEAVENGEVVITCTVTDKPYIEYDWIQKGTFISNISIMDIKKDVFTQADKVLVDDWSQANREKKTINQLVLEGRFSREALHAELGELLTGAKPGRENDDEIILLNPMGMAIEDISSAYYIYKEAKQQQIGTILSLY encoded by the coding sequence ATGAACAAAGACATGTTGTATTTAAATAGATCAGATATTGAACAAGCAGGAGGTAATCATTCAACAGTTTATGTAAATGCATTAACTGAAGCATTAAAAGCCCATGCGAATCAAGATTTTGTGCAACCATTAAAGCCATATTTACGCGCAAATGGTACAGAAGGACATATTGCGGATCGTATTATTGCCATGCCAAGTCATATTGGCGGTCAAGATCCAGTATCAGGTATTAAATGGATTGGTAGTAAACATGACAATCCTTCAGAACGTAAGATAGAGCGTGCAAGTGGTGTCATTATCTTGAATGATCCTGAAACAAACTATCCCATTGCAGTGATGGAAGCGAGCTTAATTAGTAGTATGAGAACGGCAGCTGTCTCAGTTATTGCTGCTCAGAAATTAGCGAAAAAAGGATTTGAAGCATTAACAATTATTGGCTGTGGTCTAATCGGTGATCGACAATTGCAAAGTATGCTAGAGCAATTTGATCATATTAAACAAGTATATGTTTTTGATCAATTTGAAAAAGCCAGCGCTAATTTTATTGAAAAATGGGCCGAAGCATGTCCAGACATTCACTTTGTTCAAGCGACAACAGCGAAAGAAGCAGTTGAAAATGGAGAGGTAGTCATTACTTGTACAGTTACGGACAAACCTTACATTGAATATGATTGGATTCAAAAAGGCACATTTATCAGCAATATTTCAATTATGGATATTAAAAAAGACGTCTTTACACAAGCAGATAAAGTCTTGGTAGACGATTGGTCACAAGCAAATCGCGAGAAAAAGACAATTAATCAACTTGTATTAGAAGGGCGCTTTAGTAGGGAAGCCTTACATGCTGAATTAGGAGAATTATTAACGGGTGCTAAACCAGGAAGAGAAAATGATGACGAAATTATTTTATTAAATCCAATGGGTATGGCAATCGAAGATATTTCAAGTGCTTATTATATTTATAAAGAAGCTAAGCAACAGCAAATCGGAACAATATTAAGTCTATATTAA
- a CDS encoding acyl-CoA thioesterase: MENYKYPSDSKIVSTDQVLINDLNNYNTLFGGVLMKKIDNNATLSARRHARVKECVTASTDSVEFLHPITQSDSVCIESSVVYTGEKSMEIFCKVISEDMITAERKIAAIAFLTFVALDENKKSIKVPKITAQTQDEKTLYMYGEERAKMRKARRAQSKTLIKSLNLCKPWELEK; encoded by the coding sequence ATGGAAAATTATAAATATCCGAGCGATAGTAAAATTGTCAGTACCGATCAAGTGTTAATTAATGACTTAAATAATTACAACACACTATTTGGTGGCGTATTGATGAAAAAAATCGATAATAATGCGACATTGTCTGCTAGAAGACATGCAAGAGTTAAAGAATGTGTCACAGCATCTACAGATAGTGTAGAATTTTTACATCCTATTACTCAATCTGATTCAGTTTGTATAGAATCTTCTGTAGTTTATACAGGAGAAAAATCTATGGAAATATTTTGTAAGGTTATTTCGGAAGATATGATTACAGCAGAAAGAAAAATTGCTGCTATCGCTTTTCTTACGTTTGTAGCCTTAGATGAAAACAAAAAATCAATTAAAGTACCTAAAATTACAGCGCAGACTCAAGATGAAAAAACATTGTATATGTATGGTGAAGAAAGAGCGAAAATGCGTAAAGCGAGAAGAGCACAAAGTAAAACATTAATTAAGTCTCTTAATTTATGTAAACCATGGGAATTGGAGAAGTGA
- the sbnA gene encoding 2,3-diaminopropionate biosynthesis protein SbnA: MRQEPKHCHDSLLSCIGKTPMIQLKQLFPEHNVYAKLEYMNPGGSMKDRPAQYIIEDGFKKGTITKGTHLIESTSGNLGIALAMIAKIKGLTLTCVVDPKISETNLKIIKSYGANIDMVNEADENGGYLMTRIQRVRELLDSTDNAYWINQYANELNWKAHYHGAGAEIVEQIETPIDYFIAPVSTTGSIMGMSRKIKEYHPNAHIIAVDAKGSVIFGETPKDRELPGIGASRVPEILNKEEIDQVVHVDDYQSALGCKRLVDYEGIFAGGSTGSIISAIEKVIDSIAKDKTIVTILPDRGDRYLDLVYSDEWFDEVKNKKGALTR, encoded by the coding sequence GTGAGACAAGAACCTAAGCATTGTCATGATTCTTTACTTTCATGTATAGGCAAAACGCCAATGATACAGCTCAAGCAACTGTTCCCGGAACATAATGTTTACGCAAAATTAGAATATATGAATCCAGGCGGCAGTATGAAAGATAGACCAGCTCAATACATCATTGAAGATGGTTTTAAAAAAGGAACAATTACTAAAGGTACACATTTAATTGAGAGTACTTCAGGAAATTTAGGTATTGCTCTAGCAATGATCGCTAAGATAAAAGGATTAACACTAACATGTGTGGTAGACCCGAAAATTTCAGAAACAAATTTAAAAATTATTAAAAGTTATGGTGCAAATATAGATATGGTAAACGAAGCGGATGAAAATGGTGGGTATTTAATGACACGTATTCAACGTGTTCGTGAATTACTTGATTCCACTGACAACGCATATTGGATTAATCAATATGCAAATGAATTAAATTGGAAAGCACATTATCATGGTGCTGGTGCAGAAATCGTAGAGCAAATAGAAACTCCAATTGATTATTTTATAGCGCCAGTGAGCACAACAGGTAGCATTATGGGCATGAGTAGAAAGATCAAAGAATATCACCCGAATGCACATATTATTGCGGTGGATGCGAAAGGGTCAGTTATTTTTGGTGAAACGCCTAAAGATAGAGAATTACCAGGTATTGGCGCGAGTAGAGTGCCTGAAATTTTAAATAAAGAAGAAATAGACCAAGTTGTTCATGTGGATGACTACCAATCAGCACTTGGATGTAAACGCTTAGTTGATTATGAAGGTATTTTTGCAGGAGGATCAACAGGTTCAATTATATCAGCGATTGAAAAAGTCATTGATTCAATTGCTAAAGATAAAACAATTGTGACGATTTTACCTGACAGAGGCGATCGTTATTTAGATTTAGTCTATTCAGATGAATGGTTTGATGAAGTGAAAAACAAAAAAGGAGCGCTAACACGATGA
- a CDS encoding FecCD family ABC transporter permease yields MLLKPRYKLMLSGLCLIVVTILSLIIGNTLVSLSQLVQALFHFNSNNDIHILLAESRASRTIIALLTGAAFSVSGLLMQVLTRNPIASPGLFGVNSGAVFFVICGLTFFKVQSFEALITISFIGAIIVTVLVITLGMFKQAQFSPKRVILAGAAISALFGAFTQGILIMNQSNLQSFLFWLSGSVAMRNVWEVPWVIPIIIIFLLIAFAMSSHINILMTSDEIASSLGQKVKLTKRVMVLTISALAGISVALAGSIMFIGLIVPNISKKLMPANYKYLIPFTAVSGAILMTLSDILARTIIKPLELPIGVITAVIGSITLIYIIRKGIQRI; encoded by the coding sequence ATGTTACTTAAACCGCGGTATAAATTAATGCTTTCTGGTTTATGCCTTATCGTTGTAACGATTTTAAGTTTAATAATTGGAAACACGCTTGTATCACTTTCACAGTTGGTACAAGCGTTGTTCCACTTTAATAGCAATAACGATATACATATTCTACTTGCCGAATCACGCGCATCACGAACAATCATTGCTCTACTTACCGGCGCGGCGTTCTCTGTATCTGGTTTGCTTATGCAAGTATTAACACGTAATCCAATTGCTTCACCTGGGCTGTTTGGTGTTAATTCAGGCGCCGTGTTCTTTGTGATTTGTGGCTTAACATTTTTTAAAGTGCAATCATTTGAAGCGCTCATAACTATTTCATTTATTGGGGCAATTATTGTAACTGTTCTTGTCATTACACTTGGCATGTTTAAACAAGCGCAATTTTCACCTAAACGTGTGATATTGGCTGGCGCAGCGATTTCAGCATTATTCGGAGCATTTACACAGGGCATTTTAATTATGAACCAAAGCAATTTACAAAGTTTTCTGTTTTGGCTAAGTGGTTCTGTTGCTATGCGTAATGTGTGGGAAGTGCCTTGGGTGATTCCAATAATTATTATATTTCTGCTCATTGCCTTTGCGATGTCGTCACATATCAACATCTTAATGACGAGTGATGAAATTGCTTCTTCACTTGGTCAAAAGGTCAAATTAACAAAAAGGGTTATGGTATTAACTATTAGTGCGCTTGCCGGCATTTCGGTCGCACTTGCAGGATCTATTATGTTTATCGGGTTAATCGTACCGAATATTAGTAAAAAGTTAATGCCGGCTAACTATAAATATTTAATACCTTTCACTGCGGTTAGTGGCGCTATATTAATGACATTGTCCGATATTTTAGCTAGGACAATTATTAAACCACTCGAACTTCCTATAGGTGTTATCACAGCAGTCATTGGCTCAATTACACTTATTTATATTATTAGGAAAGGAATTCAACGCATATGA